From Chaetodon trifascialis isolate fChaTrf1 chromosome 24, fChaTrf1.hap1, whole genome shotgun sequence:
GCTTCCCTTTCCTGTGCTgtgcctgacacacacacacacacacacacacacacacacacacacacacacacacacacacacacaaacacacatttcctctcagcctgcagcaTATACCAGACAGTATAATCCCAGAGTTGTACAGTGTTGAAGCAAACGGTGCCATAAAGGTCCAGACAGTAGAGGAATGACATGTGCTCACTATGaattaaaaaaatccaaatacatataatataatatgCTTAAATACTGCtatttgtgctgctctgtgtgtgttttcttgttcaCTTTCGTGGATTTGTGATAAAGGCCACTTATCTCGGGCTATAAATGCTCTGGTTTTCCAATACAGGTCAACATTATCAATAATTAAATTCTCATAATTCATGCCAAAGCTCCACCTGGAAATCTTCGGTAATATGTCTGCCGTTGTTTTTCAGATGCTAGATCACGATCCTACTGATATGGCAGGCATATCAGGAGAAGTGGAACGAACGGAAACGTCTCAGCATTGACTCGTTCAGAACAATGCCTGGATTAGTCATAAGTCACTATTTCCAAAATAGCTTGATCAAACATGATAATTCACTGGCGATGGCATCACTGAGGTGTGTCTCCGACAGAGAGATGGCTAAAGGTGCACTCCTGTACTGCACTGAGGAGCAAAGGCAGGTCAGAGGAAATGACTCAAGTGATATCACTGAAGTATCTCGGCTTGGTGCTTGGAGATGAAAGGGTTTTAACAGAAATGGTGCGTTAAGTTGTGGGCGTGGAGCCTGAAAGTTCATTTACCGTACAGAAAGAGACTGGATGGAGTCCCATTAGTTTAGTGGAGCTTGTATGCGTTCAAAGTTGGAACTCACCAtacacagagaggcaggcagtgGCGCTTCTGATGCCGTCTGGGTACGTGTGGAACTCGCAGGTGTAGCAGGCCTCGTCCTCCGTCCTGACCGGCCGGATGGTCAGCTGGGTGTCGCCCAGGCTGCGGCTCAGGCTAACCCGACCCACGAACTGCTCGGCTACGGTCTGGTGGTCACGCTTGGCGTAGGAGGCCACGGTGGTGGTGTCGCCCTGCTCGGCCGTCTTCCTCCACAGCACCTGGCGCACCCTGTCAGGGAGGCTGTACCAGCAGGACAGGGTGGACGGCTGCCCGCTCACAGCCGTCTTGTTGCCCTCCAGGCGCACTTTACCTGAGACAAAGGACGTGCTGCTGTTACTGATTCTATATCAAAAACGATGCAATGTGTGATTATGTGCCTGTATGTTTGCTGTATGTGGATTTGTTTCTGCTGACAGACAACTTTGCAGGACTGCCGCTTGTTTGCAGGGGAACAGGAGGAGTCTGGGAGCAGTAAAAATGTGTATGCACATGTTTCACAACAGGAGGTGCCAAGGCTAGCTGGCTGGGTGGGCTTCTCCCCTGCAGGTCTGAGAGTTCAGACCTTAACCTTCTACTTCCTGTCTCGTAGGGACTCAAGAGAGAAACAAGGCTTTGTCTTTGtggaaaaatgaataaaagatcaAATGTCAGGTGTGAGCTGCAGCGCTGAAAAATGCTTATCTAAGATAGTTTCTTCTTTAAAACAACAGAAGTAAGCAGCCAAAgtcccaaaacaaacagaaaaactgatttaTCATCTAGGAACATTCTATTCAAGGCCCCTAAATGCTCTACTACTGCAGTCTCTGGGACGGTGGGAGTCCTTTTTCATAGATTTCCGTGAAAACCAGACTGACCTGTGACGCTGATGCACGTCTGGCCTTCTTGCGGCCCCGTGGGGAAAACGTCAAAGACGCAGCGGTAGCAGCCCTCGTCATCAGGCTGCACCTTCTTGATGGTGATGTAGCTGGCATCGTTGTGAGAGGCGGTGAGCTGCACGTTGGGGTCTTGATGGCTGACGCGTATGGGGGCGCTTTGTTCGTACGCCAGGAGGATCTTGTTGTGCCTGTTGTGCCAGCGCACTTGCCGGACAGTGTCGCCTGCGGCCGTGGTGACGTTACAGACGAGCAGGAGGGGCCGACCTGCCTCTGCGCTCAGGCTGGCAGGAGCTATGACCTCacctgagagcagagagccCATGACATTTCGGTTACATGCAGCCTTTAAGATACAATGCTTAAGTTAAAAAGACCCTAACCCTTTGGGGGCTTGGGTAACTTTGGTTCTATCTAAAGATCTGCTTAAAATGAGTTGCAGTCAGTTCAATAAACCAAAAAGCAGCAACTGGATGCCAAACGTACAAACCTTGTGTCCTGGAAACGGCCGTCCCGACTatccagagcagcagacacaggggcAGGGCAGGGCCACACATCGCACACTCAGGCAGGGTTACAGCTCACACTCTGACCCAGTATCACATccaggctgcagctgcaaacacacaccgtCAGCGAGCTGAAACAGCTCCAACCACAGCCCAAACCTCAAACTGGCTTGTGGCTACATCACCTTTTAAAGAAAGAGGTTAAATTAGCAAAAGGTGTGAGCGTGGAGGCTGCGATGCAAACGTACCCGTCAGCCGTCCAGTGTTGTGACTCGTTGAGCTGCTGTCGGTCAGCACAGTCGTAGCTGCATCTTACTGGCACACGGTCTGCCGTCATGGGAAACATGAAGCCAGAGGATGACATGAGCAATGACAGCATTGTCTCAGCATTGTCAGAGATTAGACTCTTTGCTTCTTTGCAGCCATTGCTTTGGGACATTTGTGCATCTGATGCTTGTCGTTGCCTCGGTAATAAAGcgtcaacaacaacagctgctgacTCAAGAAGCATCACCTGAGGTCTAATGGAGGTTTTAATACACAGCATGCAGCCTGTGGTGGTAAGCCCATAATCACCAGGTAGCAATACCTCAAGATTTCAAAATCTATACCTGGAATCCAACCTCAAGGTAATTACAGTGGTcagatgataatgataatgatgatgatgatgagccgTTAGTCATCAAGGTGATCTCAGTGCACACAGCAGCCGAGCTCAGCGGCTGCTCGGCTGTAAACATCACAGTGTGTCAAAGCTCAGGAAGATGCCAGTGTGAGTCTACTCCATATCCTGGACAAAAAGGTGGAAACAGCAGGGACCAGGCCTTTGATCACACTCCACAAGTCAAGTGGACTTGCTGGAACAGAGAAACCCACCTCAACCACAAGACAGACCAGGTCCAGACCTCAGAGCTTTACGAGCGTTATTTGCTCTTTTACAGTGCCAACCATCTGGCTTCAAACATGCAGCCTGCTCCTGTTGGGCAAATCACTTTTCCACTACAAAAAACGCCACTCATGTCTGACAGCAGGCTGTTAAAGTGGCCACGGCAAATCAATCAGCTTCTAATGTGAAACTCCAGCAGATTTAGAATAATGTAACTTTCCAGATTCTGGTGCATTTGTTCAGGGTTGACTGAGCACATTAtgatggacagactgagagCAGGCTGGCAAACCAAATCCTAAAAATCAGCTCAACATCCAGATGTGCTCTGAACACCACAGCTGGCTCAGTCCCAGAAGACAGAtgttacatgaaaaaaaaaaaaagaaacattccCACATGTATGTTATTTTAAAGCAGGGGAAAAAGCTTTCTGATGAGGCCAATTTTGAAGATGCAAATGTGTCTCTTGCCAGACATGAAAATCATAAAAAATGATAAAAGGCTTTCAAAGAAAAGTACAGTCACctaaaaatagtgaaaatggAAGATTAAGAAAAATATTAACAGTgcttcagaaatgtttttagAAAGGGTTTAAGATTAATTAAAATAAGCGGATTTAAACTCACTTTCTGGGTTTTTAAGTTGACTATGATGGaagaaaacactaaaaaaaagtaaaatgtgattttcgTTCACAGAAATTCTAGTTTTCAAACATCCACTGATGACTTTCACTACAAACAGTCAAACTAATTTTAGGTGGGCTCCTCCTGGATTAAGAAAGAAATTGTAAAATTACCAAACTTTCAAGTTAACAAACCAATTGTGCTGCAACTACAAACCGCTTCTCATCATGAAAACACCTTCACCTTACCTGCTGACAGATGATACTCCGCCACAAAGAGGTGCTCTCTGCTACGGGTGACGTGAAACTGGAGCACGATCATCCATACTTCATTGATTTCAACTACGACTGAGCTGTGTTGAGTTCCTGCTGCCGCATTTCAGTCCCACATCTCTGAAAAACAGCTTCAACTCTTCCTCTGTGACTGAGGAAAGCACGACCTCCAGTGGCCGCGCTGCGCACCTGCAGCCCACATTCACTGTGAGGCAGCGCATACGTGATTATTACAGTCAGAATGAAGTGAGCGTCTCTGATCACAGTCTGATATCTGGCTCTAAAACCTTGAAACATATTGAATGTTTAGAAATGTAGACTCTCAAAattgacattttattaaaacaaacaaacaaacaaacaaacaaacaaacaaacaaacaaaaaaaagcacgtAGAAAATACAAATCCATTCAGATAAAGCTCTAAGTGTTTCCAAGAAATAAAGTTAATCTCAAATCAGTCTAATGAGTGAAATTATGGCGTAAGTAAGTATTCATACAGTCTCCTCTAGTTTGATTATTGTCATAATTCGGTTTATATCAAAAAAGAGGGAGCAGTAAATTTTTATCCATTTAAATTGAAAAAGAACCGTTTCTGTCTCACTGGCTCAGATTTGTTCTCTGTGTGGTGTTGAAAGATGGATCATCTAcagtctgtcagtgtcactCCTTTCATAATGTCCCCATATCTGTCTTCATCCTGTCTACAGTCCTGTGGGTTCATCTCTGGCACTAACCAGCCGACTTTGGTGAAAACTGCAGACGCTTTGGTGTCAAAGATGGCACTTTTGGGGAGCTtggttcttttttcacagtagaCGTGTTTCCCCGATGCCTCACCTGCTCGTTCTCTTGCTGCATTAAAGGGGTTTTGTTCctgcagataaaaacaagaaattatTTTGCAAAGAAGcaataaaaagtaaatacatgaaaaatgaatgaactgtCATACTCAAGAGTGTGCCCGATTGTTTTTGGTGGCGTCTTGACGTCCTCACAGTCCCTGTGCGACACACTAAAAAAGCGAAGAAaagtcagtgtgaacagactttaatcgattatttatttatgttttgtctgAAAAGATCTCAATCAATCAACACCAGTGCTGTGCAAGTTATTCAGAAGTAGCGATAAGAGTTAATGCTGACATCTCTTAAAATTGATGAACATGTGAACCAAGCTTTCCTACAGTCGTGAATAATTAAGTCAAATTTCTTCAGtttgcattaaaaacattttagtcACTGTGATGAAAACTGTTGCACCACCTTCAGGTCGGGTGAcataaagtggaaaaacaactcAGATTACgtcatttaatttgaaaaagtaATTAGCTACATTCCTCATTATTGCAAAAAGCAGTTCAATTACATTAACAGCATCATTCTTTAAAATGTGTGACACCCCTATCATATTAACTGTGAGACACTGGAATAACAATGAGACAGATGTTGAGTTCAAGGTAAAAATTacctcttcctttgtttttgtcgAAGCAGGACTGAGACGACTGCTATGACACAACCAACAACGGAGACGAACGCAAACGCAATGATCCAAGTGAGATctgtgagaaaagaggaaaattacTGACATGGACTCAGAATCCTCATTAAAACGGAGGACTCAACATGCTGAAGCAACGACAgatcaaacactgacttcagaCCACCTGAAGGTGAACTTACTGAAATCACTGTGATCAGGCCCAGAGTCCTCAGCAaaacctggaaaacaaaaacaaaagacatgagCTACAAAGAAACCATCAATCTATAAACATGTGGCTTTGGAAGTGTCTCTCACCATCAGCAGGCGACTGTTTGACCTCAGGAATCATCATAAACGCCTCCATCTGAGGACCAGAGAGCACTCGCACTGCACATCCaacctgtgtgctgctgtcattgaAGCCTGACAGCACAGCTGCAGTGGTGACAGTCACTGTACCGTTGCTGTTGGGGACTGTGACGGAGCTGTAGGGTGAGAGGTGGAGGTCTTTCTGCAGGACTCTTAATGTCACCGTGGGAGCAGGTCGACCTGTGGCCGAGCAGGACACAACTACCTCTTCAGGAGAGTTTGATTCTCTGACTTGAAGAATGGGTTCATGCAGCTCTGCCAAGAAGAAACAGTGGTAGTGATCAATGATTTGTGTTCTGCGCCAGGCTTGCGTTTGTGAGGTTTTCCAACACCTGGCAGACCAAGATTACTCCACAACTCAGGCAGCGTCACCAGGCTAAGAAGGAAGTCCACAGAAGCAGGGACAGAGTCCTGTTTTACCAAGCCAGAAACACACTTACAAAGGAGACTAAAGTAGAAAGAGGTGCCACATCGAAAGGCTGGAGGAGCTTTTCAGCTAACAAGCCTTCGTCATGTCTGTGAAGACCTCATTCATCCGGGTCATGGCACTTCTAAGTGCTTcacaaaggcaactggactcGCTTGAGAGTTCTAGAAGAGGTTTCGCCTCTCAT
This genomic window contains:
- the LOC139328027 gene encoding OX-2 membrane glycoprotein-like, translating into MCGPALPLCLLLWIVGTAVSRTQGEVIAPASLSAEAGRPLLLVCNVTTAAGDTVRQVRWHNRHNKILLAYEQSAPIRVSHQDPNVQLTASHNDASYITIKKVQPDDEGCYRCVFDVFPTGPQEGQTCISVTGKVRLEGNKTAVSGQPSTLSCWYSLPDRVRQVLWRKTAEQGDTTTVASYAKRDHQTVAEQFVGRVSLSRSLGDTQLTIRPVRTEDEACYTCEFHTYPDGIRSATACLSVYVLPKPEVSHVTSSSGVTEANCTAQSRPAAEIMWNIGGDNRTLGPPISSAYDQGDGTTIVTSTLFFQSGLLSDLSVKCIVHHPGLKKPLTVSLNTNVGPAMVILLSVCGVAAVLLLCLCVCLCKCFICTDD
- the LOC139328007 gene encoding OX-2 membrane glycoprotein-like, with the protein product MSHGVFLHLICAFGLFHEGQTALIQTQQTVMAAVGREVCLNCQLTQPKDVLQVTWQKRLPDGEKNVCTDNKYFGQRVNRDFRDKVKFKAAGLQNSSIVIREVSELDEGCYHCLFNTDPEGALTATTCLRLYELHEPILQVRESNSPEEVVVSCSATGRPAPTVTLRVLQKDLHLSPYSSVTVPNSNGTVTVTTAAVLSGFNDSSTQVGCAVRVLSGPQMEAFMMIPEVKQSPADGFAEDSGPDHSDFNLTWIIAFAFVSVVGCVIAVVSVLLRQKQRKSVSHRDCEDVKTPPKTIGHTLENKTPLMQQENEQVRHRGNTSTVKKEPSSPKVPSLTPKRLQFSPKSAG